Genomic window (Magnolia sinica isolate HGM2019 chromosome 6, MsV1, whole genome shotgun sequence):
GAACCTTTTCTTCTTTATGAATCAATATTATTACATTCTAATTCCTTCCCAATGCCTTTCAAGGAAAATAAAATCCGGACTACACCACGAGAAGTGATAGGGTTAAGgttgtccaccattgaagcttaaggcccatcataatgtatattgGACATCcaacaacctattcataaggtctcaCATATTAatatagatgaaaggaaaagacaAATAAATGTAGCTCATTTCAAAATTTATGTAGCCCCCATTGGGCATTCAACGGTAGGTGATCAATTCTCACTTTTTTACGTGGtgcagttcacttgagctttagatttgcttTATAGTAGACCACCTACCtcattaagggcatgtttgattttctaattacagaGGGAATTCAAGGTAAATAGGTAATGATTATTTAACTCTATATTTCCGGTTGGATTTCCAAGGTGATTTGACCGCCACCTTTCATTTATAGCAGTCCTCACGTCACCCAAGGAGAAAAAagttaaattgtggggcccaccttaatgtttgtgtattatccacaccgtccatccttttagccaactcattttagggcatgagccaaaaaaagaggcagatcaaaagatcaagtggaccacaccactggagacaatgggaattgaactcctaccattgaaagcttcttgaggaccctataagttttggatgaagctgatatttttgtttccactttatccatgattgtgtgaccttattaacaggttggatgacaaataaacatcactatgggccctagggagaaaacaactttcaaccattgatgttttaatgatcattgttttctaaggtgtggtccacttgagcttttgatttttctcatttttgggttcataccttaaaatgtattttttaaaagaatggatggtgtggataactgatatatatcatggtggggcccaaatatTTAAATTAGTAATAACAACTTTGTATGGACCAATTTTAAAAACGTAAATCCTGACGACTTTCAAACAGGCTATAGTAAGTAATAATAACAGCCCCTTATTGTTTTAGCTCGGACTCCAAAACAATCTTAAATGATTTGAAGAAGAAGTAATGAGTAGCATAAATATTGTGGTTGAACTATCGAAACACGCAActatgaatcaagcaaagtactactAATCACACAATCAAATCCAAATATAAGCCATTTAAATTTTAGGtgaaaaaattctttaaaaaaaaaactacaatacAAGATAACAAATAAtatactatgaaaatagaaattataaaaaatagAGATTATCAATCTAAACAAGCCTCAAATTTACTTCGCAAACCCAGTACATTCCCTTAAAACACtcaaaaatgaattaaaaaagcCTTACATCATAGCTAGCCCCACAATTTACTCCACACGTCTTATCATTGATTTAATGTTAACTTGGTGCGCTATTATAATCATTGTAATTTTTCATgacattattttgaaatttttaaatccAAATAATACCGTAAGTCAATGTGATTtgacaaataaaattaaaaataaaatattattactacAATTTTACGGATGATAAACCAAGTAATGAGGTAGGTGGTCCACTATAAATGTTGTTAGGAGACGAGGAATTTACAATCATTACACCTTTTTATTTTACATTACCACCATAATTGATAATCCAAACAGTCCCTTATGTCATTTCGCTTGATTGGATCCATCAATagtctctccccctctctcatcTGATCCTCCTTGGACCGGTTCTTCATCAACCAAAGAAATTGGCAAAAgctgtaaaaaaataaaagaaaataatcctTTCAAACGACCTCCACATATATACCTACTCCAACACCTAGTGGCAGTTGCGTAGTTTCCTAAATATCAAAGTGTCATTTTCGTAATTTGCCCTTATATAAACAGTAAAACCCCAGGCGCTGTGCAGCCGCCTCATTTCTCAGTTCGAAGAGAGAGCCCTCTCTTTTTCTTCCCACGCCTGTTCCTGAACTTttgtctctccctctctatctctctctccctctctctcctccgAATCCTCTTTGATCTTCTCAACCTTTCCTTTctctacagagagagagagagagagagaaagagtcggttcgggatcttcaaaacccagcAGCAAACGCAAAAACAGAAAACCCATCTCTCTGTTTCTTGCAGCACAAGGCATTTAAGAAGCCGCAGCAGACTGAGAAGATAGATGATTCTGCAAGCAAATGACGAATCGCATTCTGATAAACGCCTTGTCAGCCTCTCTTtccatgcagcagcagcagcaacggcAGGTatataaaattaattaaataaaataaataaaaaaggaaaataaagaaaacccaacaacggaaaatgaaaatgaaatgacAGGCAGTCTAAAAAATACTCTCTTCCAATAATCACCCCTCAAAAACTGACATTTTCCattcctctctcactctcctgCAGAATGGAAGCTCGCATCTGATTCCTCTAGCCGGAAAATGACTTCCTAAACGACGGGCGAATTTCTGCCTTTTTCTCAAGAGTGCGAGGAAGAGATCAAAGGAAGCAATGTTGGACTACGAATGGGGAAATGCGGCGTCGATCTTACTTCCCGGCGAGGATCCCACCTCAGATTCCGACCAAACGCGCCCGATCTTCGACCCGTACAACCAAACCCTCTCTGGAAATCTCCTCCAGCCTGCCGTCGGCTTTTCTTCCCAGCCATTTCAGCAGCAGCAGATCCAAGTCCCTCTCCAGAGTTTCGATTCCCGCGCTTACCCCTTCTCCTACCCCCGTCCGCCGGTCTTACCGTCTCCGGCGGCAGTTCGGTTTTCCCCACGTCAGCATTTACCGGTGGTAGGTCCCAAAACCGAGGACTTTTCCGGCAGCAGAGGAGAGTTTCCGGCACGTATCGGTCTGAATTTGGGCGTCCGGACGTATTTCTCTTCGGCTGAGGACGATTTCGTGAGCCGGCTCTACCGCCGGTCCAGAACGGCCGAACCATGTCCGACCAACTCGCCCCGTTGTCAGGCAGAGGGTTGCAACGCTGATCTGACACACGCCAAGCACTACCACCGGCGGCATAAGGTCTGCGAGTTCCACTCCAAAGCGTCAACGGTCTTGGCCGCAGGTCTCACCCAGCGCTTCTGCCAGCAGTGCAGCAGGTACAGCTGAAATGACGCAAATACCCTTCAATCATAAAGCATGGTCCGTTACATCCCAAGGGTAATTCTTCTCCGTGGTAAATAAGCCGACGGTGAGGCTATCTGTAGTTTGCACATGTGGTCCCATGATCAGTAATCGAAACCGTTGGTTCGTCGGACCCATAGTCGCTCGAAATTGATCTGATGGTTGTAAAGACCTTTCAACATAGGAAGCTTTTAGAAATACCCCATCCAAGTTTGGTCCTACCAGATTGACGGTCTTGATCACCTAAGCACGTGGTCCACTTCACACGCTTTTGAGAGTCGAGATTGGGTAGTCCCCTTCCCAAATGTGGTCCGTTTCCTTTTCCGGTTGCAAGGGAAAGACGAAGATACCCCTGGGGATTTCAAAACCAATGATTGGCGAGTCCGTACTTGTGTTAATTCCGAGGGTATTTATCGTCcgggaaaaaatgaaaaatgtagcTTCTTAAAGGCATTATCCTTTTTGTGTAGGAACGTAATAAATTAatgtaatgtggacgtttaagtTCTATTAATTAGGTTTAGATGTGGATTAATCTAAATAATCTTATTTAACAGGTTTCATCTACTATCTGAATTCGATCAAGGGAAACGCAGCTGCAGGAAACGGCTGGCCGATCACAACCGTCGAAGACGGAAATCACAACCGCAGCAGCTGCAATCTGAATCAGAGAACGTTACGACCTCACTGGCGCGAGTAGAAACTCCATCAAGTAACTTTCTTCCCTTCTTACACCACTGGGAGTGGGAATCCAGCCGCAATTTCACGATGGGAACTTTAAATCTCAGTTTTTTTAAATGCGtgttggactctctctctctctctctctctctctctctctctctctctctctctctcattttatttCCATTGAGATCGCCTCCGATCGTGTCTTACTCTCGCAGAATCCTCTCCAGAATCGGGCACGCCGTCGTCTTCGACCGTGTCGATGGCCATCTCTCCACCACAGATCGCATTCGATTGCTTCCAACCAACGGCGATGACGACGCACAAAGCTTCGGCATCGCCTTCGTCCTCCAACTCCCGTTTCTCTCCGAGGGGGGATTTCCTTCAGTACGAGCGTCGGATCTGGGACGAAGATGAAGAAGGACAGTAGAAGAAGAAGGGTAGAACCTATCtgttttttcctctttcttcCGATCTGTTTGGGTTTTTTcgttttttctgtttttaaatGCTAGAGAACCAGAGCTGCTGCTTCTCTTTTCTGTTAATGTATGCTatccgaacccgaatccgaatccGAATCCGGGAATATTATCAAATAACTCAGAACAGAAGATGGTTTTCCTGCGGGGGTGGGGGTTTGGCAGGCACGCGCCTATTGCTCTCGTATCTTCggtttttgttttttaacttcTCCTGTCGGCCGTGAGCTTTAGGTAAATCTTCAGAGTAGTTCGGCTATATGACGAAATTACCCttctgattttctattttttgaccCTTTTTTTCATCCGTGTTAAAAGCGGGGAGGAGGAGAGCTGAAGACATGCAAGCGGAAAGGACAAGAATGGTATGTGTTGTTTGAATGGTGGGTTTTTCTGTCAGCTTTCGAAGTGCTAACTTTATATAGAGAAGTTTTGATGATTTGAGCATTTAACTATGAAAAATGATATAGTGGGCCGAGTGCGTGGAAAGATTACCGTGCATCTAGTTGCGTTGGGATTCGTTGCCATCCAGACAAcctatctggaccatccatcaggttcagTCCAGTCCAATTCTACTGCTTTGAAAACATCATGGCAATGGCATGTTCATAAACATACGTGTGTTTTTCTATCTTCTACTAATGATCGTGTGCATCCACTTGTGCttgccaacggtcagatctgTATAATTTTATCAAGGCAGCCTATGAAAGAGGGATACCTCCAAAttaacggtccagattgatgatatTGATTGTCGGCATGTTtaaatgcaactaggtgcatggaAGGTTTGCATACAGTTAGCCCGCTGTATCATATTTGTGGAGTTCGCTTTGCCCATGTCGACGGTTGGGATCAACGAATATCACCATCTATTTTTGGACCCGAATGCGTAAAAATACCATTTCAGTGCCATCCGTGGGGCCGTGCATGGTGGAGGGTGCTTGGCTGTTCTTGCCTAAAGGGTGAGGGGGCACACATGGGGCgatcaatcaggtgggccccaccgtttttGTTCCTTAGCTCAAAAACAGGAGTGTAAGTGCATGGTGATCAGGTGCACCACACGTGACATACAAATGATCTGCTAGAGAGAAAAACCAATGGGCAACATTCTATCGTTGCACACGTGGGACAACTGGTCGCTAGCTCCCGATTTTCTGGCTGTGTCATACAGAGGGGCCCACCTCAAGAAAAACCTTGATCTCGCGTGCATGaccaaagtctctctctctctttctctctctctctctctcgtgaatAATGAGATGAGAAAAAGGTGGATGGGATGAAGGTCTAATGCAAAAGGAGATATGTTTCTCTTTGGGGGATCCGCATCacttatatatttaaaaaatgagcAATCTTATTCCTTTGATTAGCTTATGTTTTACTTCTTTAAAGTATAGATGTCGCCTTGTTTATGCAGAATGATTCTTCTTTAGTTAGTGGGATTTCTTTTCATGGATCGTGAAGCTCGTTTGGacggatttgtggggcccatttcgcATTTCATATCAACGTCTTTCAcgggcactctctctctcttcggaaTTTTTATTCGCACATGCCCCCTCAAAGATTAAACCTTATTTGCAAAATCCTCCTTGCATTTCACATATTTGTAatcaaattctattgtctttgtTTAAGAAGAAGTTTACCATGGTttatttcatggtttgtaagagGGAAACATCAAAATGACAATTGGGTTTGTTTCCTAAAAGTCATCATCATTGTCGTAATTGAAACCTTACCTAATTAATTACATTAGTTACACGACATTTATTTCGCTACTCTGCTCTCGTGGACCATATCCTCATTTAGCCCACAAGACCTTCGTCTTTTCTTGCTACTTCTAGCCAGGTCCTTATTATAGATGTCTTCAATATATTTGTAATTGGGTCTATTGGTGGTATTTACAGGCCACTCGATTCCATCAAGCAGTTGTCAATCCCATCAACAGTCCACTCCATCTCGTTGATAAACTTCTATTTTTTGGCTTTTGCTTGTTTAACAGTTTTTTTGTCCAAATTGATCTAAATTGAAGATGGCTTCAATCCCATCGATGGGTCATCGATGACACTCTATTTAAGGGTTTGTAATCAGGAATTAAGGTATTAAGAATGTGTTCAGGGCTTTTGGAGCAAAGGGAGAGCAAAGAGTTTTGTATGTTTTTCGACGTTAATTCTCATATCAGTAAGTTTTTCCATCTACTATAACATTGTTTATCATGGATTCAATGTCGCTTTGTGTAATAGTTTTTTCCTGCGAGGATTTTACCATGTAAAAATTGTGTTCTCTATGTGCCTGCTTTATATGATCTCTTATTGTTTGATTCTAACTCGGGGTTGCTTTCGCACATCCCCTAATAAGTGGTGTCAGAGTGAACGTTGgggttttgaattttttgaatttgaaaacaTGTCGTGTAATTGATCCAATATTAAGTATGGAACGGAGAAGTTTACTGGGagataactttgagttatgaaaTGTTAAGATGAGTGGCatcctagttcaacaaggattgtaACACGCCCGCATTGGCAAAGTTAAGCGTCATGCATCTATGACCGATGAAGAGTGGGATGAACTATACGAGAGGATACAACCTCGATATAATTGTGTCTAGTAGACAACGTTTTATATAATGTCATGGATCAAAAGAATGTCACATGTGTATGGACGAAACTTGATagtttgtacatgaagaaatcCCTGAGTAGCCATTTATATCTTAATAagcaattttataatcttaagatGACAGATGGGTCTGACATTAATGAACACGTGAGCACTTTTAACGAATTGTTATATAAACTAACGAATGCGGAGGTTAAGATTGAAGAGAAAGATCAAGTCTCAATTCTTTTGAATTTGCTTTCACCATTTTTCAAGAATCTAGTGGATATGCTGATCCACGGTAGGGATATCATCAATGTTGAGATTGTCTGAAAGGAGGAAGGGCAATTCTTGACCACGATTTAAATCGAAAGGAAAAAGTaagatgaagtgttggaattgttaGATGACATAACATATAAATGACTGCATAAACCTTAAGTCTTAAAAGGGAGAAAAATCGGTGAATGCGACAAAAGAGGCCAACATAGTGCAATCATGCGAGCGGATGGATGATGGTGATATCTTGACCGCATCTAAATTTGTTAACTTAGTAACGACTGGATTTTGGATTCGGGGGCATTATACCACATGACTTCTCATATGGACTGGTTAACCACATACATCGAATACAAAAGTGAACAGTTTTTTATGGACAATAGCATTACTTGTAAAATTGTTGAAATTTACTTTGTGCGCATAAAAATGTTCGATGGGGTGGTGCGTATTCTAACTGATGTTTGACACGTTACGAACCTCAGGAATAATTTGATATCTTTGGGGGCTCTTTAAGAACTTGGTTATAAGTTCATTAGTTATGATAAGGTTACGTTTCGAAAGGGGCACTTATTGTGAGGAAAGCGTTGTAGAGTAGTAATCTATATAAGTTTAGCGAAAATACTAAAACGGGTGGAGTTGCAGCATCTGTAACGGAATTTACGTCGGCATGATTGAGGCATGCCTACATAAGTTACATGAGCGACCGCGGTATAAAGGTATTTTCTGATCATTGCTTGATTTCTGTTTTTAAAAGTATTGAACTTAATTATAtgagagcattgtatatatgatatataGTTAATGCTAACTTTTAAGACTAGAAATCATATTTGTAAAGGTGTGTTTGAGTATGTGCATTCAGATGTATGGGACCCGTCGTCCGTTATTTTTTACCGAGGGGTCATCGTATTTTGTTTCATTCATCGATGACCATTGTAGGAAAATGtggatttatttcctaaaaaataaatctaatattTTCGACACATTTAAAGTGTGGAAAATAATGGTTAAAAGGCAGACATGGCAGAAACTAAATGTATTAAGGATTAATAACGGAGGTGAATTCATTATAGTTTTTCAAAGATCGGGGGATTATGAAGCACAATATATACAGTGAGACACACTCCTGAGCAGAATGgagtgacaaaatggatgaatcagACTTTCTTAGAGAGAGCCTGAAGCATTTTGAGTAATGATGAATTGGGCAAAGAGTTATTGACGGAGatcattaagggcatgtttggtcaggtggattggaagggattgaatggtattagggtggatggcatggatttcaaggtaatgatggtgttgtcagtggattgtcttaagatccatgggattgctatatcgactctatttggcacacccggccaatcccgggattaaaccttcccatcccttctaatccctcgaaccaaacacgtcctgggcaaatttgaacggattagggtggattggatgggatttaaaggtaatgatgtgttcactccccaagtatagggttgtgatgtagtaataaactcggtgagaccaaggtcgaatcccaagggactgatacctctacgttatctgaaactaagtcgaacgagaactagattaagatgaaatctaaatcgaatgatttttgaggaataatagtgaaatactaatctaaaacttaaggaattcagatgaaggaaactagggattcagaggatccacttgtagagatcaaggagatcttatgcctgcatcaagaatcacataaattaaactgaacttcctttgatatagttttcaagaggtgaaaggtatatgaattagaatggattccatcaccaaaccatgcccaggagacaaagcaaacaatagaattcaactaattggcaaccaatcattgatgtatgaaggttatgaagggtaccgtcatccgaccatgcccaggagacgatggtgaacaacagggcttcctgacatcataaatataaaaaggaaaggaacatgctcaaagctatcgcagacccattgtaattttagtcataacagaccataaaaaaaactaaaaacattcccttaattaaaccaaaatcaacatcactttagtctaaacaaaaggcacaagcaacaagtttcccatcatgctacaatcttcacctcttagccctagctaagaggtttagccagacatgatgaGGATATAATCTTtgaaaaaattcataaaagaaaagactaaagaagaagaagggaaattAGAACCCGTCTCTGCCCTGTCTCTCTTCTTGCTTCACGTCCCAGCCAAGTTCCTTGAATCCCTCCCCCcccactctctcttttcttctcatttttataaGTGTTGCAATCCGTGGCTGGAGTCGGTGCAGAGTCTGTGCGTAAAGGAGTCGGTGGAATGCACAGCAACTGACTTTGAAACTTCCTGCGCACCACAAAAATTCCTTGCGTAATTCT
Coding sequences:
- the LOC131248262 gene encoding squamosa promoter-binding-like protein 8 isoform X1, giving the protein MLDYEWGNAASILLPGEDPTSDSDQTRPIFDPYNQTLSGNLLQPAVGFSSQPFQQQQIQVPLQSFDSRAYPFSYPRPPVLPSPAAVRFSPRQHLPVVGPKTEDFSGSRGEFPARIGLNLGVRTYFSSAEDDFVSRLYRRSRTAEPCPTNSPRCQAEGCNADLTHAKHYHRRHKVCEFHSKASTVLAAGLTQRFCQQCSRFHLLSEFDQGKRSCRKRLADHNRRRRKSQPQQLQSESENVTTSLARVETPSKSSPESGTPSSSTVSMAISPPQIAFDCFQPTAMTTHKASASPSSSNSRFSPRGDFLQYERRIWDEDEEGQ
- the LOC131248262 gene encoding squamosa promoter-binding-like protein 8 isoform X2 — its product is MLDYEWGNAASILLPGEDPTSDSDQTRPIFDPYNQTLSGNLLQPAVGFSSQPFQQQQIQVPLQSFDSRAYPFSYPRPPVLPSPAAVRFSPRQHLPVVGPKTEDFSGSRGEFPARIGLNLGVRTYFSSAEDDFVSRLYRRSRTAEPCPTNSPRCQAEGCNADLTHAKHYHRRHKVCEFHSKASTVLAAGLTQRFCQQCSRFHLLSEFDQGKRSCRKRLADHNRRRRKSQPQQLQSESENVTTSLARVETPSKSGTPSSSTVSMAISPPQIAFDCFQPTAMTTHKASASPSSSNSRFSPRGDFLQYERRIWDEDEEGQ